A single Microthrixaceae bacterium DNA region contains:
- a CDS encoding NADH-quinone oxidoreductase subunit L, producing MLTHAWIIPLIPAISFLLILAIGKKLPRGGSEIGIASVSICFVLALGVASGWIGRVNHPPVTAHGTETPAAEGHGTEPAAEGDHATEPAAEEPAAEGDHATEPAGEEPATEPAAETTTEDHGAAGSTEERLPVASEGAEGGEEAHHSTPPVVREMTWFQSNGVKFPVGTMIDGLSTVMLVVVTLISLLVHVFSTDYVAGDRRYTHYFAFLSLFTASMLFFVLSSSTLQMIVGWELVGLCSFGLIGHWWEEKPNSDAALKAFLTNRVGDIGLLCGMIILYFAAGGTFSVIDINTMANQGEIRHFLLLVASLSLITAVMSKSGQFVLHTWLPDAMAGPTPVSALIHAATMVVAGIYMVARLYGVFFNGLSIGTGNINALAVVGSVTLLFGALLAFVQSDIKKVLAYSTVSQLGYMVMALGVGAWTAAIFHLFTHAFFKACLFLGSGSLAHHIHSFDFKKDMGGMRKTMPRTFATFVIGTAALMGVPLITSGFWSKDEILAGASMLGGNGEGYTFALVMGLMGAVMTCAYMTRLMWYVFWGEPRGKSAEHQLHENGPRIVVPLMILAFLAITSGWTNLPEKVFGISVPSGWALRFEHFIEPTDVYFPSAENGFHHPEFVPWIALVSLLAIVVGAGSAYLWYWKGLGPHGLTERNRFARAGYRILENKYGLDILYTDWIAGSFKGPIARSANWFNQNVLDGVVNAVGHSARRGGELVYRYIDQGVVDGAVNASGAGAEGAGEILRKTQTGKVQVYGAYLFVGAAVLAAIFVIAS from the coding sequence ATGCTCACCCACGCCTGGATCATCCCCCTCATCCCGGCCATCTCCTTCCTACTGATCCTGGCGATCGGCAAGAAGCTGCCCCGAGGCGGCTCCGAGATCGGCATCGCCTCGGTTTCGATCTGCTTCGTCCTGGCTCTCGGCGTGGCGTCGGGCTGGATCGGCCGGGTCAACCACCCGCCGGTCACCGCTCACGGAACCGAGACGCCCGCGGCTGAAGGCCACGGCACCGAGCCGGCCGCCGAGGGCGACCACGCCACCGAGCCCGCGGCCGAAGAGCCCGCCGCCGAAGGCGATCACGCCACCGAACCGGCGGGCGAAGAACCGGCCACCGAACCCGCGGCCGAGACCACCACCGAGGACCACGGCGCCGCCGGCTCCACCGAGGAACGCCTGCCCGTGGCATCTGAGGGTGCCGAAGGTGGCGAGGAAGCCCACCACTCCACCCCGCCGGTGGTGCGGGAGATGACCTGGTTCCAGAGCAACGGCGTGAAGTTCCCGGTCGGCACCATGATCGACGGGCTCAGCACCGTGATGTTGGTGGTCGTCACCCTCATCTCACTGCTGGTCCACGTCTTCTCCACCGACTACGTGGCCGGCGACCGGCGCTACACCCACTACTTCGCCTTCCTCAGCCTGTTCACCGCCTCGATGCTGTTCTTCGTGCTGTCCTCCAGCACGCTCCAGATGATCGTGGGCTGGGAGCTGGTGGGCCTGTGCTCGTTCGGGCTCATCGGTCACTGGTGGGAGGAGAAGCCCAACTCCGACGCCGCCCTCAAGGCCTTCCTCACCAACCGGGTCGGAGACATCGGTCTGCTGTGCGGGATGATCATCTTGTACTTCGCCGCCGGCGGCACCTTCAGCGTCATCGACATCAACACCATGGCCAACCAGGGGGAGATCCGCCACTTCCTGCTGCTGGTGGCATCGCTGTCGCTGATCACCGCGGTCATGTCCAAGTCGGGTCAGTTCGTGCTCCACACCTGGCTGCCCGACGCCATGGCCGGACCGACCCCGGTGTCGGCGCTCATCCACGCCGCCACCATGGTGGTGGCCGGCATCTACATGGTGGCCCGCCTCTACGGCGTCTTCTTCAACGGCCTGTCCATCGGTACCGGCAACATCAACGCCCTCGCCGTGGTCGGGTCGGTGACCCTGCTGTTCGGGGCCCTGCTGGCCTTCGTGCAGAGCGACATCAAGAAGGTGTTGGCCTACTCGACGGTCAGCCAGCTCGGCTACATGGTGATGGCCCTCGGGGTCGGGGCTTGGACCGCGGCCATCTTCCACCTCTTCACCCACGCCTTCTTCAAGGCCTGCCTGTTCTTGGGTTCGGGGTCGCTGGCCCACCACATCCACTCCTTCGACTTCAAGAAGGACATGGGCGGCATGCGCAAGACCATGCCCCGGACCTTCGCCACCTTCGTCATCGGCACCGCGGCGCTGATGGGCGTTCCCCTCATTACCTCGGGCTTCTGGTCCAAGGACGAGATCCTGGCCGGTGCCTCCATGCTGGGCGGCAACGGTGAGGGCTACACCTTCGCCCTGGTCATGGGCCTCATGGGTGCGGTCATGACCTGTGCCTACATGACCCGACTCATGTGGTACGTGTTCTGGGGCGAGCCCCGGGGCAAGTCGGCCGAGCACCAGCTCCACGAGAACGGCCCCCGCATCGTGGTGCCGTTGATGATCCTGGCCTTCCTGGCCATCACCTCGGGCTGGACCAACCTGCCCGAGAAGGTGTTCGGCATCTCGGTGCCGTCGGGCTGGGCCCTGCGCTTCGAACACTTCATCGAGCCCACCGACGTGTACTTCCCGTCGGCCGAGAACGGCTTCCACCACCCCGAGTTCGTTCCTTGGATCGCCTTGGTATCGCTGCTGGCCATCGTCGTCGGTGCCGGCTCGGCGTACCTGTGGTACTGGAAGGGCCTCGGACCCCACGGCCTCACCGAACGGAACCGCTTCGCCCGGGCCGGGTACCGGATCCTCGAGAACAAGTACGGCCTCGACATCTTGTACACCGATTGGATCGCCGGCTCGTTCAAGGGGCCGATCGCCCGCAGCGCCAACTGGTTCAACCAGAACGTGCTCGACGGGGTGGTCAATGCCGTTGGGCACTCCGCCCGCCGCGGTGGTGAGCTCGTATACCGCTACATCGACCAGGGCGTGGTCGACGGGGCGGTGAACGCATCGGGAGCCGGCGCCGAAGGTGCCGGTGAGATCCTGCGCAAGACCCAGACCGGCAAGGTCCAGGTCTACGGCGCCTACCTGTTCGTTGGAGCGGCTGTGCTGGCCGCCATTTTCGTGATCGCTAGTTGA
- the nuoK gene encoding NADH-quinone oxidoreductase subunit NuoK — MLLNQFLILAAVLFCTGVYGVISRRNGVLVLMSIELILNSVNINLVAFSAMTGAVSGQVFALFVIAVAAAEVGVGLAIVLAIFRNFRTVDIDEVDLMKG, encoded by the coding sequence GTGCTGCTCAACCAGTTCCTGATCCTGGCCGCCGTACTGTTCTGCACCGGGGTCTACGGCGTGATCTCCCGCCGCAACGGGGTCCTCGTCCTGATGTCGATCGAGCTCATCTTGAACTCGGTCAACATCAACCTGGTGGCCTTCAGCGCCATGACCGGGGCCGTATCCGGCCAGGTCTTCGCCCTGTTCGTCATCGCCGTGGCCGCCGCCGAGGTCGGTGTCGGCCTGGCGATCGTGCTGGCCATATTCCGCAACTTCCGAACCGTCGACATCGATGAAGTCGACCTCATGAAGGGCTGA
- a CDS encoding NADH-quinone oxidoreductase subunit J, which produces MSLLLAAAQNADAPMLVAQNVAFGIIAAMMVFGAIRVVTTSNVVHAAVYLVMVLAGAAAQFILLGAEFVAVTQVMVYIGAIVVLFLFGIMLTRAPMLGTEKLSRDNWLVGAGTALVMFGVLVYVLIDGFSGDKLPAHLMPTDTRAVSDAIFSVYLVPFEVISVLLLAALIGAIVIARRD; this is translated from the coding sequence ATGAGCCTGCTCCTCGCCGCGGCCCAGAACGCCGACGCACCGATGCTGGTGGCCCAGAACGTGGCCTTCGGCATCATCGCCGCCATGATGGTGTTCGGTGCCATCCGGGTGGTGACCACCTCCAACGTGGTCCATGCCGCCGTCTATCTGGTGATGGTGCTCGCCGGCGCCGCCGCCCAGTTCATCCTGCTGGGCGCCGAGTTCGTGGCCGTCACCCAGGTGATGGTCTACATCGGCGCCATCGTGGTGCTGTTCCTGTTCGGCATCATGCTCACCCGGGCGCCCATGCTCGGCACCGAGAAGCTGAGCCGGGACAACTGGCTCGTCGGAGCCGGAACCGCACTGGTCATGTTCGGCGTGCTGGTCTACGTACTCATCGACGGGTTCTCGGGAGACAAGCTCCCCGCCCACCTGATGCCCACCGACACCCGGGCCGTGTCAGACGCCATCTTCAGCGTCTACCTCGTGCCCTTCGAAGTGATCTCGGTGCTCCTGCTGGCCGCGCTCATCGGCGCCATCGTGATCGCCCGGAGGGACTGA
- a CDS encoding 4Fe-4S binding protein, with protein sequence MLCVRSCPDWCIYIEAHKVKAPPRRAGGKERTVSALDRFDIDYSLCMYCGICVEVCPFEAIFWSPEFEYSEPRIADLIHDKTRLGEWMETVPDFEPYEAGAEAKVKKVPR encoded by the coding sequence ATGTTGTGCGTGCGTAGCTGCCCCGACTGGTGCATCTACATCGAGGCCCACAAGGTCAAGGCCCCGCCCCGTCGGGCCGGGGGCAAGGAACGCACCGTTTCGGCGCTCGACCGCTTCGACATCGACTACTCGCTGTGCATGTACTGCGGCATCTGCGTCGAGGTGTGCCCGTTCGAAGCCATCTTCTGGAGCCCCGAGTTCGAGTACTCCGAGCCTCGCATCGCCGACCTCATCCATGACAAGACCCGCCTCGGCGAGTGGATGGAGACCGTGCCCGACTTCGAGCCCTACGAAGCAGGCGCCGAGGCCAAGGTCAAGAAGGTGCCCCGATGA
- a CDS encoding NADH-quinone oxidoreductase subunit H yields MTDSFLLGLELAYWQQSILRVIGVLVAVLLPAGTFVYVFLFKMVSFMQSRLGPMEAGPYGSMQLLAEVGKWLQKEDIIPERADRALFKAAPYLVVATVLLTYMVVPFGPDLHLANFDTGIFFALAVSSISSLGVLLAGWSSANKYSLIGGLRAAGQLIAYELPMILAVVGVVIQAGTMNMSGIVAAQAGGSIFGVDIIGNPFFITQFVGFVIFMIAVQAELGQTPFDMPIAESELVTGYLTEYSGLRFLLFFIGEFAAAGAFSAIAATLFLGGWAVPSAWVELDNNMMNLLGPIILLTKMMLIGGFIFFIRFTYPRFREDQLQKLAWTVLIPISLANILVTTILKVAF; encoded by the coding sequence GTGACCGACTCCTTCCTGCTCGGGCTCGAGCTCGCCTACTGGCAGCAGTCGATCCTGCGGGTCATCGGCGTGCTGGTGGCGGTGCTGCTGCCCGCCGGCACCTTCGTCTACGTCTTCTTGTTCAAGATGGTCAGCTTCATGCAGAGCCGTCTCGGCCCCATGGAGGCCGGCCCCTACGGCTCGATGCAGCTCCTGGCCGAGGTCGGCAAGTGGCTCCAGAAGGAAGACATCATCCCCGAACGGGCCGACCGGGCCCTGTTCAAGGCCGCCCCCTACCTGGTGGTGGCCACCGTGCTGCTCACCTACATGGTGGTGCCGTTCGGTCCCGACCTGCACCTCGCCAACTTCGACACCGGCATCTTCTTCGCCCTGGCTGTCTCGTCGATCAGCTCCCTCGGCGTGCTTCTGGCGGGCTGGTCCTCGGCCAACAAGTACTCGCTGATCGGTGGTCTGCGGGCCGCCGGGCAGCTCATCGCCTACGAGCTGCCCATGATCCTGGCCGTGGTCGGCGTGGTCATCCAGGCCGGCACCATGAACATGTCGGGGATCGTGGCCGCCCAGGCCGGGGGGTCGATCTTCGGGGTCGACATAATCGGCAACCCGTTCTTCATCACCCAGTTCGTCGGGTTCGTGATCTTCATGATCGCGGTGCAGGCCGAGCTGGGTCAGACCCCCTTCGACATGCCCATCGCCGAATCCGAGCTGGTCACCGGCTACCTCACCGAATACTCCGGTCTGCGGTTCCTGCTGTTCTTCATCGGTGAGTTCGCCGCCGCTGGCGCCTTCTCGGCCATCGCCGCCACCCTCTTCCTCGGCGGCTGGGCCGTGCCCTCGGCCTGGGTCGAGCTGGACAACAACATGATGAACCTGCTCGGTCCGATCATCTTGCTCACCAAGATGATGCTGATCGGCGGGTTCATCTTCTTCATCCGGTTCACCTATCCCCGTTTCCGAGAGGACCAGCTCCAGAAGCTGGCGTGGACCGTGCTGATCCCGATCTCGTTGGCGAACATCCTCGTCACCACCATCTTGAAGGTCGCGTTCTGA
- a CDS encoding NADH-quinone oxidoreductase subunit D, whose protein sequence is MTAITDRQKLAYANAQAADGRVNLEFETEEGMTLNLGPQHPATHGTLRIVVKLDGEQVLSCEPVMGYMHRGYEKLTEVRNYPQVTTLINRIDWLGSFANEVPFILAAEKLMEIEAPPRAQWIRTVLFELSRIANISLFIGDMALHIGAMTAAFYAFRDREFVLNQIEAATGGRFHPNFDRIGGLKDDLPKGWVADTKAAMEKIRDFCDQMETLVEGNEIFQARTRGIGVIPAEIALQYGLSGANLRASGVDWDLRRDQPVGLAWDQVEWNVITHPDGDSFARFWVRLQEIREACNIVDQLLDGLPSGPYMAKVPRIIKVPEGEAWVATENPLGEMGYYVVSQGGLGPFRVKIRTASFNNVSVVPWVCRGVYVPDVVTILASLYFILGDIDR, encoded by the coding sequence ATGACCGCCATCACCGATCGTCAGAAGCTGGCCTACGCCAACGCCCAGGCCGCCGATGGGCGGGTCAACCTGGAGTTCGAGACCGAAGAGGGCATGACCCTCAACCTCGGCCCCCAGCACCCCGCCACCCACGGAACGCTGCGCATCGTGGTCAAGCTCGACGGTGAGCAGGTGCTGTCGTGCGAGCCGGTCATGGGCTACATGCACCGGGGTTACGAGAAACTGACCGAGGTCCGCAACTACCCCCAGGTCACCACCCTCATCAACCGGATCGACTGGCTGGGCAGCTTCGCCAACGAGGTGCCGTTCATCCTCGCCGCCGAGAAGCTGATGGAGATCGAGGCCCCGCCCCGGGCCCAATGGATCCGCACCGTCCTGTTCGAGCTGTCCCGCATCGCCAACATCTCGTTGTTCATCGGAGACATGGCCCTCCACATCGGGGCCATGACCGCGGCGTTCTACGCCTTCCGAGACCGTGAGTTCGTCCTCAACCAGATCGAGGCGGCCACCGGCGGACGGTTCCACCCCAACTTCGACCGCATTGGCGGCTTGAAGGACGACCTGCCCAAGGGCTGGGTGGCAGACACCAAAGCGGCCATGGAGAAGATCCGCGACTTCTGCGACCAGATGGAGACACTGGTCGAGGGCAACGAGATCTTCCAGGCCCGTACCCGTGGCATCGGGGTCATCCCCGCCGAGATCGCCCTCCAGTACGGCCTGTCCGGTGCCAACCTGCGCGCCAGCGGCGTCGACTGGGACCTGCGCCGGGATCAGCCCGTCGGGCTGGCCTGGGATCAGGTCGAATGGAACGTGATCACCCACCCCGACGGCGACTCCTTCGCCCGGTTCTGGGTCCGTCTCCAAGAGATCCGCGAAGCCTGCAACATCGTGGACCAACTCCTCGACGGCTTGCCGTCGGGCCCGTACATGGCCAAGGTTCCCCGCATCATCAAGGTGCCCGAGGGAGAAGCCTGGGTCGCCACCGAGAACCCGCTGGGCGAGATGGGCTACTACGTCGTCTCCCAGGGTGGGCTCGGTCCGTTCCGGGTCAAGATCCGCACCGCCTCGTTCAACAACGTCTCGGTGGTGCCTTGGGTGTGCCGGGGCGTGTACGTGCCCGACGTGGTCACCATCTTGGCTTCGCTCTACTTCATCCTCGGAGACATCGACCGGTGA
- a CDS encoding NADH-quinone oxidoreductase subunit C, with protein sequence MSSPEATEAPEAEAVVVDDAREAVLASLREKLGDAVVGTHIRPGDETWVRVTRDAWQEAGFVVRDHLGFRASQFLSAIDWLPSPFGKGEDSPTDLPPEPSTEIVTGYAGGDTRFQVFARAHSLTAKMGITLKVDVPDDDLNLATWIPVFAGANWHEREAREMFGINFVGHPHPVNIYLPGAFEGYPLRKDFPLLARHVKPWPGIVDIEPLPGDAEGGDEEADA encoded by the coding sequence TTGTCGTCTCCTGAGGCCACCGAAGCACCCGAGGCCGAGGCTGTGGTCGTCGACGACGCCCGCGAGGCGGTGCTGGCTTCTCTGCGCGAGAAGCTGGGCGACGCCGTCGTCGGCACCCACATCCGGCCCGGAGACGAGACCTGGGTTCGAGTCACCCGCGACGCTTGGCAGGAAGCCGGCTTCGTGGTCCGCGACCACCTGGGATTTCGGGCCTCCCAGTTCCTGTCGGCCATCGACTGGCTGCCCAGCCCGTTCGGCAAGGGCGAGGATTCGCCCACCGATCTTCCTCCTGAGCCCAGCACCGAGATCGTCACCGGCTACGCCGGCGGAGACACCCGCTTCCAGGTGTTCGCCCGAGCCCACTCGCTCACCGCCAAGATGGGCATCACCCTCAAGGTCGACGTGCCCGACGACGACCTCAACCTGGCCACCTGGATCCCGGTGTTCGCCGGGGCCAACTGGCACGAGCGCGAAGCCCGCGAGATGTTCGGCATCAACTTCGTGGGTCACCCCCACCCGGTGAACATCTACCTGCCCGGCGCCTTCGAGGGATACCCGCTCCGCAAGGACTTCCCGCTGCTGGCCCGCCACGTCAAGCCGTGGCCGGGCATCGTCGACATCGAACCGCTTCCGGGAGACGCCGAAGGTGGCGACGAGGAGGCCGACGCATGA
- a CDS encoding NADH-quinone oxidoreductase subunit B produces the protein MGLVESGKLPKPLTSLLNTSRKYSIWIFQWGLACCAIEMGAALGSPRYDVMRLGVIPLPASPRQADLVCVSGTVTDKIVPAIRRLYDQMPDPKYVISMGSCANCGGPYWDSYSVTKGVDQIIPVDVYVPGCPPRPEALLEGIVLLQERIGKEDMAERWKGEPLVVS, from the coding sequence ATGGGTCTCGTAGAGAGCGGCAAGCTGCCCAAGCCGCTCACCTCGCTGCTCAACACCTCTCGCAAGTACTCCATCTGGATCTTCCAGTGGGGCCTGGCGTGCTGTGCCATCGAAATGGGTGCCGCCCTCGGTTCCCCCCGCTACGACGTGATGCGCCTTGGTGTCATCCCGTTGCCTGCCAGCCCTCGCCAGGCCGACCTGGTGTGCGTGTCGGGAACCGTCACCGACAAGATCGTCCCGGCCATTCGCCGCCTCTATGACCAGATGCCCGACCCCAAGTACGTGATCTCCATGGGTTCGTGCGCCAACTGCGGTGGCCCCTACTGGGACAGCTACTCGGTCACCAAGGGTGTCGACCAGATCATCCCCGTCGACGTGTACGTGCCTGGGTGCCCGCCCCGTCCCGAGGCCCTGCTGGAGGGCATCGTCCTGCTCCAGGAGCGCATCGGCAAGGAAGACATGGCCGAGCGCTGGAAGGGTGAACCTCTTGTCGTCTCCTGA
- the ndhC gene encoding NADH-quinone oxidoreductase subunit A — translation MSEFLRDYLLVAIFAAVAVGLLAGVLALGKLIRPVRPQRDKYLSYESGVDPVGSGWDQSPVRYYVFALLFVLFDVEAVFIFPWAIQVEAYGWFGAIEMIVFIVVLALGLLYAWRKKVLQWL, via the coding sequence GTGTCGGAGTTCCTTCGCGACTATCTCCTGGTCGCCATTTTCGCGGCCGTCGCCGTCGGCCTGTTGGCCGGGGTGTTGGCCCTCGGAAAGCTCATTCGACCGGTCCGCCCCCAGCGGGACAAGTATCTGAGCTACGAGAGCGGCGTCGATCCGGTGGGCAGTGGCTGGGACCAGAGCCCGGTCCGCTACTACGTGTTCGCCCTCCTCTTCGTGCTGTTCGACGTGGAGGCCGTGTTCATCTTCCCGTGGGCCATCCAGGTCGAGGCCTACGGGTGGTTCGGTGCCATCGAGATGATCGTGTTCATCGTGGTCCTGGCCCTCGGCCTGCTCTACGCCTGGCGCAAGAAGGTCCTCCAGTGGCTCTGA
- a CDS encoding DUF2142 domain-containing protein has product MFGLVLTAAGVWALATPLFTGPDEVSQVRRAAAVARGQLVGERTGPDPVLLMRVEVPGLYGAPAEQQWLCHLGPLVDGAPQQAMVLPKPDCPDLSAVDAAPVEADTVQYRGQPFYYALVGAPTLADQGRAGAYAMRMVGAALTTAFIASAAATLTLAPRPSVAGVGLLVCITPAVVYLAGSTNPSSVEIAAALSAWAVVAVLAGTAKLSTVHGHVDAGDGDGDGEGDGKGDRAGEGEGAGDGEANAKSVPVGGSGAPDAASILVTRTHNKIAPAGGAGAPVPESPGRLGLDEETVASLVRRVGVALVVLSLGRGLGPAFAAAVVAIGGVVLGRARVMSLLGRTDLRRWAAAVAVSVTMSGLWLAHIGRAYPLPDRPGSGWARALEWVPWYLHQMVGVFGTNDSAVSWWAVILWGSVSIAVVVAGLATLVRQGRNRVAVTAAGTLVAGVAMNVTAEGLSLPPIGFFWQGRYSLPLLVGGVILATATAGSPEGSTANRRPRFDLFLAVAAIAAVTAVHVHALVVVTGHLDRSGATGRGAAATLLAGAIVALGRTTALPSPSIPSPTTGDPGSTERR; this is encoded by the coding sequence GTGTTCGGCTTGGTCCTGACCGCAGCCGGGGTGTGGGCGCTGGCCACTCCCCTGTTCACCGGCCCCGACGAGGTGTCTCAGGTACGGCGGGCCGCGGCGGTAGCCCGAGGTCAGTTGGTAGGGGAACGCACCGGTCCCGACCCGGTGCTGCTGATGCGCGTCGAGGTACCGGGCCTGTACGGCGCGCCGGCCGAACAGCAGTGGCTCTGCCACCTCGGCCCGTTGGTGGACGGCGCTCCCCAACAAGCGATGGTGCTGCCCAAGCCCGACTGCCCCGATCTGAGTGCCGTCGACGCCGCCCCGGTGGAAGCCGACACCGTGCAGTACCGGGGCCAGCCCTTCTATTACGCCCTCGTCGGCGCGCCGACCCTGGCCGATCAGGGACGGGCCGGCGCCTACGCCATGCGAATGGTGGGCGCGGCTTTGACCACGGCGTTCATCGCGTCGGCGGCAGCCACGCTGACGTTGGCACCCCGCCCCTCGGTGGCCGGGGTCGGCCTGTTGGTGTGCATCACGCCCGCGGTGGTGTACCTGGCTGGGTCCACCAACCCGTCGTCGGTGGAGATCGCCGCCGCCCTCAGCGCCTGGGCCGTGGTGGCCGTTCTCGCCGGCACGGCGAAGCTATCGACGGTCCACGGCCACGTTGATGCCGGCGACGGCGACGGTGACGGCGAGGGGGATGGCAAAGGCGACCGTGCGGGCGAGGGCGAAGGCGCGGGGGACGGCGAGGCGAACGCCAAGTCAGTCCCCGTTGGCGGCTCGGGTGCGCCGGACGCAGCGAGCATCTTGGTGACCAGGACCCACAACAAGATCGCGCCCGCTGGCGGTGCTGGTGCTCCGGTACCAGAGAGCCCGGGGCGCCTCGGGTTGGACGAGGAGACCGTGGCCAGCCTGGTGCGAAGGGTCGGCGTGGCCCTGGTGGTGTTGAGCTTGGGTCGAGGCTTGGGACCGGCGTTCGCAGCTGCCGTGGTGGCCATCGGTGGCGTCGTGTTGGGTCGAGCCCGGGTCATGTCCCTCCTCGGGCGAACCGACCTGCGGCGGTGGGCGGCTGCGGTAGCCGTTTCGGTGACGATGTCGGGGCTGTGGCTGGCCCACATCGGGCGGGCCTATCCCCTACCCGACCGACCCGGCAGCGGCTGGGCCCGAGCCCTGGAGTGGGTGCCCTGGTACCTGCACCAGATGGTTGGGGTGTTCGGCACCAACGACAGCGCCGTCTCGTGGTGGGCGGTCATCCTGTGGGGCTCGGTGAGCATCGCGGTGGTCGTCGCCGGCCTGGCAACACTGGTCCGCCAGGGCCGCAATCGGGTGGCGGTGACGGCTGCGGGCACCCTGGTCGCCGGGGTGGCCATGAACGTGACCGCCGAAGGGCTGAGCCTGCCCCCGATCGGGTTCTTCTGGCAGGGCCGCTACTCGCTGCCCCTGTTGGTGGGCGGGGTGATCCTGGCCACGGCCACCGCGGGATCGCCAGAGGGCAGCACCGCTAACAGACGCCCTCGGTTCGACCTCTTCCTGGCAGTGGCGGCGATAGCGGCGGTGACCGCGGTCCACGTCCATGCCCTCGTGGTGGTCACCGGCCATCTAGACCGATCGGGTGCGACCGGACGAGGCGCGGCGGCCACGTTGTTGGCCGGAGCAATCGTCGCCCTGGGAAGAACGACGGCTCTGCCATCCCCGTCGATCCCCTCACCCACCACGGGTGATCCCGGCTCGACCGAGCGGCGTTAG
- a CDS encoding IS256 family transposase: MALSESAVSDLLDALRVGEGTDLVRELAQWALQQLIDAEATEKIGADPWERTDARVTYRNGTRPKVLSTKAGDLALTIPKLRKGSFFPGLLEPRRRIDQALYAVVMEAYVNGVSTRSVDDLVAAMGVDTGISKSEVSRICAGLDERVEAFRGRTLGHIAFPYVYLDATYINVRDDALGQVVSRAVVIATGITAGGDREVLGVDIGDSEDETFWTRFLRSLKDRGLGGVRLVISDAHAGLKAAIRKCFAGSSWQRCRVHFARNLLATIPKAHAEFVAAAFRSIFSLGTAEEVSARWDEVEATLAERFPKAAALMAGAKTDVLAFSAFPRAHWRKIWSNNPLERLNKEVKRRSNVVGIFPNDAAAIRLIGAVLADQHDEWAIARRYLSEGSMALLDDPRDTDPDQPAISG; the protein is encoded by the coding sequence ATGGCTCTGTCTGAGTCTGCCGTTTCTGACCTGCTCGACGCGCTCCGCGTCGGGGAGGGCACCGACCTTGTCCGTGAGCTCGCCCAGTGGGCGCTCCAGCAGCTGATCGACGCGGAGGCCACTGAGAAGATCGGCGCGGACCCGTGGGAGCGCACCGATGCTCGGGTGACCTATCGCAATGGGACCCGTCCGAAGGTGCTCTCTACCAAGGCGGGGGACCTGGCGTTGACGATCCCGAAGCTGCGCAAGGGTTCGTTCTTCCCCGGGCTGCTCGAGCCCCGTCGCCGTATCGACCAGGCCCTGTACGCGGTGGTGATGGAGGCGTACGTCAACGGGGTGTCGACCCGGTCGGTCGACGACCTTGTCGCGGCGATGGGCGTCGACACCGGGATCTCCAAGTCCGAGGTCAGCCGGATCTGCGCTGGCCTCGACGAACGGGTCGAAGCGTTCCGGGGCCGCACCCTCGGCCACATAGCGTTCCCCTACGTCTACCTGGACGCCACCTACATCAACGTCCGCGATGACGCCCTGGGCCAGGTCGTGTCGAGAGCGGTGGTGATCGCAACGGGAATCACCGCAGGCGGTGACCGCGAGGTGCTCGGCGTCGACATCGGCGACAGCGAGGACGAGACGTTTTGGACCCGGTTCCTGCGCTCGCTCAAAGACCGAGGCCTGGGCGGGGTCCGGCTCGTGATCTCCGACGCCCACGCCGGGCTGAAGGCCGCGATCCGCAAGTGCTTTGCCGGGTCGAGCTGGCAGCGGTGCCGGGTCCACTTCGCCCGCAACCTGCTCGCCACGATCCCCAAAGCCCACGCCGAGTTCGTCGCCGCCGCGTTCCGGTCGATCTTCTCCCTCGGCACCGCCGAAGAGGTCTCGGCGCGCTGGGACGAGGTCGAGGCCACCCTCGCGGAGCGGTTCCCGAAGGCCGCAGCGCTCATGGCCGGCGCCAAGACCGACGTTCTCGCGTTCAGCGCGTTCCCTCGGGCGCACTGGCGCAAGATCTGGTCGAACAACCCCCTCGAGCGCCTCAACAAGGAAGTGAAACGCCGCTCGAACGTCGTGGGGATCTTCCCCAACGACGCCGCCGCGATCCGCCTCATCGGCGCGGTCCTCGCCGACCAGCACGACGAATGGGCTATAGCCCGCCGCTACCTCTCCGAAGGCTCGATGGCACTCCTCGACGACCCGCGCGACACTGACCCCGATCAGCCCGCAATCAGCGGCTGA
- a CDS encoding IS30 family transposase — MSTQHALTATLETIPPELRLTLTWDRGSEMANHPAIAQATGIDIYFCDPHKPWQRPTNENTNGLIRRWLPKGTDLSIYTQADLDRIAHRINTIPRRSLGWTTAAHHYHHAVAMTG; from the coding sequence TTGAGCACCCAACACGCCCTCACCGCCACCCTCGAAACGATCCCACCCGAGCTGAGACTGACCCTCACCTGGGATCGCGGCAGCGAGATGGCCAACCACCCCGCCATCGCCCAAGCCACCGGAATCGACATCTACTTCTGCGACCCCCACAAACCATGGCAACGCCCAACCAACGAGAACACCAACGGCCTCATCCGACGCTGGCTCCCCAAAGGCACCGACCTCTCGATCTACACCCAAGCCGACCTCGACCGAATCGCCCACCGCATCAACACCATCCCCCGACGCTCACTCGGCTGGACCACCGCCGCCCACCACTACCATCACGCTGTCGCGATGACCGGTTGA